Within Halarchaeum grantii, the genomic segment CTCGCGCGGCCCGTCATCCAGGTGCGGGACTTCGAGACGAAGACGCCGGCCTACGAGATCTACACGTTCAACCGACAGGTCGTCACCGTCCCCCTCGACGGCGAGAGCGGGCCCAGCGAGTCCGGCGTCGACAAGCTCGCGAAGAACGAGATCGAGCGCGAGGTCCGCTCGGCGACCCGTGGTCCCGTCGAAGTCGAGCTCCGCGGCGGCAATCAGGCGGTCGTCTACGTCACCGAGGACGACATCAGTCACGTCATCGGGAAGGGCGGCGGACGCATCCAGGACATCGAGAACCGCCTCGGGCTCACCATCGACGTCCGCACCTTCGAGGACCGCCCCGACCACGCGAGCGCGCCCGAACAGGGCGGGTCGGGCGGAGCGGACGCCGCGACTGCGGGCGCGACGGCCGGCGAGAGCGACGGCGAGGTCGTGACGCCGGAGATCACCGGCCAGCACATCATCATCCCCGTCGAGCGCGCGAGCCCCGGCGAGACCGTCGAGGTCCGCGCGGACGGCGAGTACCTCTGCACGGCGACGGTGAGTCGCGGCGGCGACATCCAGATCTCGCGGGGGTCGGCGATCGCCGAGGAGCTAGAGCGCGCCATCGACCGCGAGCTCCTCATCACGGTCGTACAGGAGTAAATCGGACACGGGACGGGGCGGCGAGCGGGTAGCGAGTGGGCGTTCGGAGGCGTCGCTATCGGGGGTCGAGCGTCGAGAGAGAGGAGTGCTCAGGGAGTTGCTTCGTTCTCGTTCTTCGCCTCCGGCTCGCAGTCCGGACACGTGAGTTTGTAGAGGCTCTGGCGGGCGTCCGCGAAGTAGATGTCCTCGCGGACGGCGTCGCGGTCCTTGAGGCGGTCGAGAGCGTACCGGACGGTACGCGCGGAGAGCATGGACTCCTCGACGATTCCTTTCTGCGTCTTCGGGCCGTCGTACTCGAGTACCTTGTAGACGAGTTTCGCGCTCGGAGGGAGGTCTTCTAGCGTATCGCTACCCATCGCTTCCATCCGAAACGCTACATAACTATAAATGTACGGGGACGTTTCAGCGGAGATTCGCGGGCGTCTCACCGGTCGGTGCGCGCGAGTGGCCAAGCGAACCCCTTTTGCACCTCGCCCGAGGAATGAGTGGTATGACCGAGACACTGGACAAGCAGGCCGCACACCGCCGTGGCGTCACCGTGACGACGGTGGCGTGCCTGAGCGGCGTCGCGGCCGGCGTCGTCTCGAACGTCGTCGCGGCCGGGGCGACCGATCAGGTCGGGGTCCTGCCCCTGCTCGCGGCGCTCGCCCTCAACCTCGGGGCCGTCCGCCTCCTCGGGGTCGACGTCGAGGGCTTCTCCACGAAGGACCACCTCTACACCGCCTTCATGACCTTCTGCCTCTGGTTCGTCAGCTGGGGCATCCTCCTCTCCACCGCGTAATCATGGCCGACGACAGCATCGCGGTCGTCGACCTCGACCGGTGTCAACCCGACCGCTGTAACTACGAGTGCTCGAACTTCTGCCCGCCCAACCGCACGGGCAAGGAGTGCATCACGCAGCGCGGCGAGGACGCCGACGTCGGCGGCCCCGACCAGATCCAGATCTCCGAGGAGATCTGCCTCGGCGAGACCTGCGGTATCTGCGTCGAGAAGTGCCCGTTCGACGCCATCGAGATCATCAACCTCCCACAGGAACTCGGCGACGAGCCGACCCACCGCTACGGGGAGAACTCCTTCGCGCTCTACGGGCTCCCCATCCCCGAGAAGGGGAAGGTGACCGGCATCCTCGGCCCGAACGGCATCGGGAAGTCCACCGCGATCAAGGCGCTCGGCGGCGAGATCACGCCGAACCTCGGGAACTTCGCCGAGCCTCCCGAGTGGGACGCCGTCATCGACGAGTTCCGCGGCACCGAGCTCCAGCCGTTCCTGAAGGGCGTCCGCGACGGCGACATCGACGTCGCGCGCAAGCCCCAGTACGTCGACCAGATCCCGAAGAGCTTCGACGGGAAGACGCGCGAACTCCTCGCGTCGGCGGACGAACGCGGCGTCCTCGAGGAACTCGCGGAGCGCCTCTCCATCGAGCCCGTCCTCGACAGCGACATCGACACGCTCTCCGGGGGCGAGCTCCAGCGCGTCGCGCTCGCCGCGACGCTCGCGCGCGACGCCGACTTCTACTTCCTCGACGAGCTCACGCCCTACCTCGACATCGACCAGCGCGTCACCGCCGCGCGCCTCGTGCGCGAGCTCGCGGAGGACGACGATCGGGCGATGCTCGTCGTCGAGCACGACCTCGCCGTCCTCGACCTGCTCGCGGACAGCATCCACGTCGCCTACGGTGAGCCGTCCGCGTACGGCGTCATCACGACGCCGAAATCGACGCGCAACGGCATCAACGAGTACCTCCGTGGCTACCTCGACAACGAGAACATGCGCATCCGCCCGGAGAGCATCGAGTTCGAGGAGCACGCGCCGCGCGTCACCTCGCGCTCGGAGGCGCTCGTCGAGTACCCGGACATGTCGAAGTCCTACGGCGACGGCGAGTTCACGCTCGACGTCGAGGGCGGCGTCATCAACCGCAACGAGGTGCTGGGCATCCTCGGCCCGAACGGCATCGGGAAGTCCACGTTCGCGAAGCTCCTCGCGGGCAAGCTCGAACCCGACGAGGGCGACCTGGACCTCGACCTCGACATCGCGTACAAGCCCCAGTACGTCGAGGTCGACCAGCACATGCGCGTCGACGCGTTCCTCTCCTCGATCACGGACGACTTCGGCTCCTCCTACTGGGAGACGGAGATCGCGAACCCCCTCCAGCTCGGGCGCATCATGGAGCAGAACCTCACGGACCTCTCCGGCGGGGAGCGCCAGCGCGTCGCCATCGCCGCGACGCTCTCGCGCGACGCCGACCTCTACCTGCTGGACGAGCCGAGCGCGCACCTCGACGTCGAGCAGCGCGTCCTCGCGGCGCGCGCCATCCGGCGCTACGCGGAGAACCACGAGACCAGCGTCATGGTCATCGACCACGACATCTACACCATCGACCTCCTCTCCGACCGCCTGCTCGTCTTCGATGGCGAACCCGCCGCGAACGGCTACGCGAGCACGCCGAAGGGGATGCGCGAGGGGATGAACGAGTTCCTCGCGAACCTCGACATCACGTTCCGCCGCGACGAGAACATCGGCCGCCCGCGCATCAACAAGCCCGGGAGTCAGAAGGACAAACAGCAGAAGCGCGACGGCGAATACTACTACACGCAGTAGCGGGTCGGGGCTCGCCGGGCCTCCACCGCCGGGTGCGACGGCTCCAGCAGGCGGTCCACCCGAAACGACACCGCGTCGCCTCCCGGTCGGCCCCTCGGCTTTTCCGCGTTCTCCCGCTAGCCGTCAGCCATGCGGACGTCGCTGTCGCGCGCGGAGCGCATCGAGGCCGTCGAGGGGGCGTCGGCGGACGGCGACCGACTCGTGTCGGTTGCGGTGCCCCACGACGCGGCGCTCGGGCCGACGCTCGAGCGCGTCGAGGAGGCGCACGCGAAGGCGGAGTACCTCGACGGGCGGGCGAGCGGGCCGCTGAAGCGGGCGCTGGAGCGCGCCGTTCGCGAACTCCATCGCGTCGCGGAAACGCCCGAGGACGGCCTCGTCGTCTACGCGGGCGTCGTGGACGGGAGCCTCGAGACGTACGTCTTCACGGACCCGCCCGGCCGGGTGGACGAGGGCGTCTTCGAGCACGGGAACGCGTTCGTGACGGCGCCGCTGGAGCGCCACGGGGCGTCACGTCGAACGGTCGGTCTCGTCGTCGTGGAGCGCGGGGGCGCGGCCGTCGGCCGCCTCGACGGCGACGGCGTCGAGACGCTGGAGACGTTCGAGAGCGCGGTGCCGGGAAAGACGCGCGCGGGCGGGCAGTCGGCCGACCGGTTCCGCCGGCGTCGCGAGGAGCGAACACGCGAGTTCTTCGCGTCGGTGGGCGAGGCGGCGGGGCGGGAGTTCGACGACCCGGACGCTCTCGCGCTCGGCGGGACGCACGTCACCGTCGAGGCGTTCCGCGACGGCGACTACCTCCCCGACCGGTTGGCGGAGCGCGTCACGGGCACGTACGCAGTCGAGTACGCGGGTGAGCGCGGCCTCGAACGGCTCGCGGCGGCGAGCGGGGACGCGGGGGAGACGCACGAGCGCGCACAGCGGGCGCTCTCGGAGTTCTTCTCGCGACTGCCGGACGGCGACGTGACGTACGGCGAGGAGCGCGTCGGGGAGGCCCTCGATTACGGCGCGGTCGAGCGCCTCCTCATCGCGGCGGACGTGGACGCGGCGACGCGCGAACGCTACGCCGAACGGGCGGACGAAGAGGGCGGAGACGTGGTGGTCGTCTCCGAGCGCGTGGAGGGCGGCGCGCGCTTCGCGCGGGCGTTCGGCGACGTCGGCGCGCTCCTGCGGTTCCCGGTCGAGTGAGCGGGGTGAGCGCGGCGACGGGGCGGGCGGTGGCGCGGCCGTCGCCGGGTTGCGCGGGGCGCACCATCGACGTCGTCAGAGAACGTCGCGACGTGGGCGCGTGCTCGGGCGTCAGCTCTCGGGCAAGGAGCGACGAGTATCGTCCCGTGGGCGTCGCGCGGTGGGCGTCAGAAGACGGAGCTGGAGCAGCTCCCGCAGAGCGTCTCCTCCTTCCGGTCGACTTCGGAGACCTGCGGGGAGAAGCTCATCGCACAGCGGTTGTTGTCGCAGTGCTCGAGGCCGAGCGTGTGGCCGATCTCGTGGACGACCTCCTTGCGGACGCGGTCGGCGAAGATGTCGGCGGCGGAGCGCTGGCTGAACCCGCCGTCGGAGGAGGTCTGGAGGCGGTGGGTGGAGACGACGCAGCCGCGGCCGTCGAGGTACGCGAGGCCGAAGACGTAGTTGCGCTGGCGGTAGAAGAGGTCGACGGGCGTGACGGCGACGTTCTTGTCCCCGTTGCCGTTCCGTCGGGCGACCTCGATGAACGGCTCCGCGCGGTACTGGCGGCGGGCCGTGTCGTAGGCGTCGGCGGGGACGCCCTGCTCGGCGGTGACGGAGACGTCACAGTCGTAGACCCGGCGGAGGCCGGCGGACGCCTCGCGCTTGACCGTCGCGGGGACGTCGCCGATGGGGACGATATCGACGCGCATGCGAAGGGCTATGCCGTCTCGACTCATAAATATCCCGCCGTGGGCGAGACGCTCAGAGACGCACTCGTGGACGAGTTCGCGGGGTACGACGCCCTCGTCGAGGTCGGGGTCGGACGGCGGCCGGGCGTCGCCGGCGAGCTCGCCGCTCGCGGGTGCGACGTCCGCGCGACGGACGTCGTGGCGCGCGAGACGCCGCCGGGCGTCGCGTTCGTCCGCGACGACGTCACCGAACCGGACAGCGGCGTGTACGCGGACGCGGACGCCGTCTACGCGCTGAACTGCCCCCCGGAACTCCATCGACCGCTCCGGGCGGTCGCGCGCGACGCGGGCGCGGACTGCCTCTTCACGACGCTCGGCCTCGACCAGCCGGCGGTTCCGGTCGAGCGTCGAAGCGTCCGGGGAGAGACGGTGTTCGTCGCGTCGGACGCGCCGGGGAGGTAGCAATCCCTTTGCCGGACGGACTCCGAACACCGAGTATGCAGGTCGACACCGTCGTGCTCGACGTCGATGGCGTGCTCGTGGACGTCGCGGACTCCTATCGGCGCGCGATCGTCGAGAGCGTCGAGCGCGTCCACGGGGAGACGATCCCGAAGGCGGGCGTGCAGGCGTTCAAGGACGCGGGCGGCTTCAACAACGACTGGGCGCTCTCGGACGCGGCCGCACTGTTCGTCCTCGCGAAGCGCGAGGGGCTCGCGATGAGTCTCGAGGCGTTCACGGCCGAGATCGGGAAGCACGGCGGCGGCCTCGACGCCGCCGAGGCGGTCGTCGCGGCGGCGCTCGACGCGAAATCGCGCGAGCGGGCGTACGGCGACTGGGACCCCAACCACTTGCGCGAGGTCTTTCAGGCGCTCTACCTCGGGAGCGAGCGCTACCGGGAGATCGAGGGCGGGGAGCCACCCGTCGAGGCGTCGGGGTTCATCGCGGACGAACCCGTCATCGTCACGCCGGAGACGGTCGAGCGCCTCACGAGCGAGTACGCCGTCTGCGTGCTCACGGGCCGCCCGGAGGCGGAGGCCGAAATCGCCCTGGAGCGCGTCGGCCTCGACATACCCGAAGAACGGCGCTTCACGATGGACGACTGGGAGGAGGGCAAGCCGCATCCGCGCGCGCTCGTCGCGCTCGCGGAGCGCTGTGACGCCGAGGCGGTGGCGTTCGCGGGCGACACGCTCGACGACGTCGAGACGGCGGTGAACGCCCGCGAGGCGGACCCGGCGCGCACCTACTACGGCGTCGGCGTCCTCACGGGCGGCCTCACTGGCGAGGAGGGGCGACGGAAGTACGAGGACGCGGGCGCGCACGTCGTCGTCGATTCCGTGAACGACCTCCCGGACCTTCTCGACGGATAGCGGACCCGGGAGCGGCGTGGAACCGTCCGCGCGTGCCCCCACGGGGCGCGTCGGTGAAGTGTCCGGCGTCGCCGTCGATCAGAGGTCGACGTACGGGATCGTCGCTTTCTCCGTGGCCGTGTAGGCGAGCGCGTCGGCGTTCGTCACGCCGTCCGGCGTCACGAGGTCCACGACGTTCGGCGCGTTCGCGTTCTCCGCGCCGCCGATACTGTAGGGGCCGTTCGACGCCGACACCTGTCGGATGCGCCCCGGCTGACTGCCGGCCTGCGGACAGAGGAGCGCGGCGAGGCGCTTCCCGTCGAGCGACCCGCCGAGGGCGTACTTGGGGACGTCGACGAGAACGGCGTCGATGGCGCTGTAGGCGGTGACGGAGACGTCCGTGGTGAGCGTCGCGCCGTCGGCGTCCTCGACGACGGGTGCGACCCAGCCCTCGGCGACGACGCGCCGCTGGTAGGGCGCTTCGAACGTCGCGTTCACGCCCGTCCGGGCGTCGGTGGTGCCGCCGGTAGCGTCGGGGTCGCTGACGTAGAACTGGAAGGTCTGGAGGCTGAAGCCGCGTCCGCCCCACGGGTTCGTGAGGTCGCCGCCGAGTGTCGTGAGGAACTGGTAGCTGTCGGCGGTCTCGTAGACGGCGACGGAGTCGACGTCGAAGGCGCCGTCGCCGAACGCGCCCGCCGTGGGGTAGGTGTAGTCGCCGGGGCCGTGGTCGTCGCCTGCGGGGTCGTCGAACTCGGCGACGAGGTCACCGACGTCGAGGTAGGCGACGGTTCGCTGGGCGACGGTGGTGCCGGCGTCGGTGACGGCACCGCCGGTCGCGGCGACGACGGTGATGGCGGATTCGCCGGCGGCGACGCGGACGTCGACGCTGAACGACCCGTCGGAGACGTCGGCGGTGACCGTCTCGACGGGCGTCTGCACGACGACTTCGGCGCCCTCGGTGGTGCCGGAGACGGTGACGTCGCGAGAGCCGACGGCCTTCGGCGGGAACTCGACGTCGAGTGCGGGGCCCTCGGGGGTCTCGCCCTCGGTGTAGCGCGCGGCGACCGAGGCGGGGCGCTCGACGGGTTCGCCGGCGTTGATGGAGTGCGCGAGGCGGACGAACTGCGCCATGCTCCACGAGAGCGGGGTGGCCGAGCCGGTGCCCTCGCCGAACGTCCAGCCGTACGCGGTGGGTTCCTCGCGGTCCCAGACCTGCTCGGGAAGCATCCGCCCCGTGTTCGCGAATCCAGCCATCGTCCGGAGGAGTGCCTCGGGGTCCTCGTTGCCGGCGAGCAGTTCGTACTCGGCGCGCTCGCCGGTGAATATCGGCCAGAGCCGCCCTTTCCCGGCGTTGTCGAGGCTCCACGGCGCGCCCGGGGGATAGTTCTCTCCGGCCTGCTCGCCGTAGCCGTCGCCGTTGTAGCGGTAGAAGGCGGGCCCGTGCGGCGTCTCGACGCGGAGGGTGTCGTCGACGACGGCGACGGAGTTCTCGACGACGGGGTCGTCGGCGGGCGCGACGCCGAGGCGGACGAGTTCGAGGAAACCCGCGTCGATGACGTCGCGTTCGTCGAGGGTCGGCCCGCCGTTCGCGAGGGCGCGCGCCGCGCCGTCGTCCGGGTCGTCGTCGTCGGTGACGCGGACGTAGTAGGGCGTCTCCGTGTGGCGCTCGGTTCCCTCCTCGGTCGCCATCCACTCGGCGGTGTTCGCGCGCCAGTGATCGGCGAGCGCGAGGTAGACGAGCGCGTCACCGCGTTCGCCCTCGCCGTCGGCGAGGTGAGCGGCGGCGACGAGGCCCGCGATTTCGGCGGCGACCGTGGACGGCGAGAGACCGCCTTCCTCCTCCCAGCGCTCCTGCCCGGTGACGGGGCCGTTCGCCGCGAGGTAGTCGGCGGTCGCCTTCACGTCCGCGTAGTCGAAGGCGACGTCGTCGAAGGTGAGGCCGTAGCGCTCGACGAGTTGGTGGACGAGGAGACCCGGGAGGGCGTGCTCGTCGAGTTGCTCGCCGCCCCAGCGCGTCCGGCCGTCGATGAAGGTGTTCTGCGGGACGAAGCCGTCGTCCTGCTGTTGGTACTCGTAGACGTACTCTATGGCGGCCGTCGCGGCCTCGACGTCGCCCATCGCCTCGAACGCCGTCGCGGACTGGTAGAGGTCGCGCGCCCAGACGAAGTTGTAGCCGTAGTCGCTGGGCCCGTTCGCCCGGACCTCGCCACCCCACGGCACGCAGAGTGCGGCGAGACCGGCGCCGGGGAACTGCTTCGACTCGGCGGCCTTCAGCGTCATCGCGGCGAAGTGGTACTGGGGTTCGAGGACGTCGTCGCCGGCGACGGCATCGGGCGTGTCGATGCCGCGAAGCCACTCACGCCACGAGTTCCGGTAGTGCGCGCGCGTCGCCGCGAAGTCGCGCTTCAGACCGCGTCGGGCCTCCGCGAGCGCGCGCTCCTCCTCGGCATTCGCGGCGAAGCCGAGCGCGACGGTGTCATCAAGGCGCGCGACGCCGCTCCCGAGGCGGCCGACGAGGACGGCGTTCCCCTCGGCGTTCGCGTGGCGGGCGTCGGGCGCGCCGTCGGCGAGGAGCGGGCGGACCGCGTCGCCGCCGACGACATCGACGCTCCCCCAGTCGAAGCCGCGGCGCGACGCGAGGGCCGCCGCGACGTGGTAGGGGTCACCGTTCTCGTCCAGTACGACGGCCGAGTCGTCGTACGCTCCGGTCGCGCTCGCCGTGAGCGCGTACGACTCGTGGCCGGTCGTCTCGTTGCCGTGGCCCTCCGCCTTCCCGCGCGCCGTCGAGCGCGTGTGGACGCTCGCGGCGTCGCCCATCCCGGACTCGGAGAGCGCGAGGTCGCAGAGCGCGTAGACGTCGTACTCGCCGCCCGCGCCGTCGAAGCGGACGTCGGCGAGCACGGCGTCGCCATCCGGAGTCGCGGCGTACTCGACGGCGAGCTCCCACCCGCGTTCGGGGTCGCGCGCCGTCTGCTCGAAGAGGAGGGCGTCGTCAGCGGACGGTTCGACCGACCGCTCCACGGGGTCGTCGTCGGTCCGGTCGACCTCGTGAGTGCGCGCGGCGTAGGACTCGTCGGGGGCGGCGACAACGAAGTCGAGCGTTCGGACGCTCGGGAAGTCGACGCGCGGGAAGCGCACCTGCGCGAGTGCGCCCTCAGTGAGCGTGTACCAGACGCGCGAGCGCGTTTCGGCGCCGTGGTCGGGGACGGTCCCGACGCCGTACTGTTCGCCGGTCGTCCAGTAGGCGTCCGCGCCGCCCGTGGGGACGGGGCGCTCGGCGGCACCGACGCCGGTCCCGAGCGCGGCGGCGGCCGCCCCCGCACCGACCGTCTTCAGCCAGCTCCGTCGTGACAGGTCGCTGTCTCGCATCGAACCGAATGAACAACAATGATAGTAAAAGATCTTTCGATAAGTGAAGAAACAATACACCCGTCGTATTTCCACAGGGTCGATGTAGCCCCGGCCGAGAGAGAAGACGATGGCACGACCACGCGGCACGCTCGCCGGCGGCCTCCTCGTCTCCTTCGTCCTCGCCGCCGCGCTCGGCCTCCCGCCCGGCACGCTCGTCCTCTTCGGACTCGGCACCACCGTTCTCACCGTCCCCGCCGTCCACCTCCTCCTCGAGGAAGCCCACGACCGCGGCGACGTCCGCCGGCGGTTGCTCGTCGCCCTCGGCGTCGCCGCCCTCACCACGTTCGCCCTCGGGCGCCTCGTCGCCGCCGTCCTCACCACGCCCGGCGACCCCGCGCGCCTCCTCCTCCAGTGTCTCGCGCTCCTCTGCGGCCTCGTCGCCGGCGGCCTCACCGTCGCCGGGGGGTACGACCGCCTCCGAGACTGAGGCAACCGTCGCGCATCACAGAACCCTTATTCGCGCGGCCGCCCACCCACCGGTATGCGTATCGCGCTACTCGGCGGCACCGGCGACATCGGCGAAGGCCTCGCGCTCCGCTGGGCCTACGACAGCGACCACGACGTCATCATCGGCTCGCGCGACCCCGAGAAGGCCCGCGCGAAGGCCGAGGAGTACGAGACCGAACTCGACAGTCGCGGCCTCGAGCGCACCGTCAACGGCTTCGACAACGAGATGGCGGCCGACCGCGCCGACATCGTCGTCCTCGCCGTCCCCGCCTACCACGTCGGCGACGTCGTCGAGCACATCGCGGACGTCATCGACGAGGACACCGTCCTCGTCAGCCCCGCCGTCGGCATGAGCCGCGACGACGAGGGCATGCACTACAACCCGCCGGGCGTCGGCAGCGTCACCGCGCTCGTCCAGCAGAAAGCCCCGAGCGAGGTACCCGTCGTCGGCGCGTTCCACAACCTCGCCGCCGACCGCCTCGCCAACCTCGACGTCGAGTTCGACCTCGACACGCTCGTCGTCGGCGACGACGAGGACGCCCGCGAGCTCGTGGTCGGCCTCGCCGACGACATCGAGGGCCTGCGCGCGCTCGAAGCCGGCGGCGTCGCCAACGCCCCCGAAGTCGAGTCCGTCACGCCCCTCGTCATCAACATCGCGATGAACAACGACGGCATGCACGACGTCGGCGTCCGCTACCTCTAAGCGAGAGGGGCGGACTCGCGGACGGATAGTCACGTTCAGCGCGGAGCGCCGTCGCTACGCGGACAGCGTCGAAAGAAACGGGATGGTCGGTGTGGACTCCTACGCCGGCCGTCGCTTACGCGCCGGCTTCCTCGAAGGCGTCCTCGAGTTTGTCGGCCTGCGTGACGCCGACGAAGCGCTCGACGACGCCGTCGTCGTTCTCGACGACGATGGTGGGGATCGACCGCACCTGGTACTCGTTGGCGACGTCCTGGTTCTCGTCGACGTCGACCTTCTCGAAGTCGACGCGGTCGCCCCACTCCTCCTCGAGGTCCTCGAGGATGGGGTCCTGCGTCTTGCACGGGCCACACCAGTCGGCGTAGAAGTCCTTCAGGGTGACAGTCATCGTTCTACCCCGAACTAGGCCGGGCCACGCCGATAAGGATTACTCACCCGGCGAGCGCCGCGCGACGACGCCGTCACCGGGTGTGTCAAGTCGTCTATCGGGTATTCACGGCATGACGACGGTCGAATGCGAGGACTTAGGTGCGTCCGCGCGCATACGGTGCGTATGAGCAGCGGCCAGAACTCCGGCGGGCTGATGTCGAGTGCCGGACTCGTCCGGTACTTCGAGTCCGAGGGGCGCAACGCGATCCGCATCGACCCGAAGGCCATCATGGCGTTCAGCGCGCTCTTCGGCGTCCTCGTCATCCTCCTGAACATCTTCACCGTCTAGACGACCGACCCGGGAGCCTTTTTCACGCGCCGCCCCAACGGGGGCAGTATGACACTCGAAGCCGGCGTCGTCGCCGTCCAGGGCGACGTCTCCGAGCACGCCGACGCGATCCGTCGCGCGGCCGCGAACCACGGCGAGGAGGCCGTCGTCCGCGAGGTCCGCCACTCGGGCGTCGTCCCGGAGTGCGACCTCCTCCTCCTGCCAGGCGGGGAGTCGACGGCGATCTCGCGGCTCCTCGAGCGCGAGGGTATCGACGAGGAGATCGTCGCGCACGTCGAGGCCGACAAGCCCGTGCTCGCGACCTGCGCGGGCCTCATCGTCGCCTCGCGGGACGCGCGCGACGAGCGCGTGGAGACGCTCGACCTCGTGGACGCGACCGTCGACCGGAACGCGTTCGGCCGCCAGAAGGACTCCTTCGAGGCGCCCCTCGACGTCGAGGGCTTGGCGGAGCCGTTCCCCGCGGTGTTCATCCGCGCGCCGCTCATCGCGGCGGTGGGCGACGACGTGGACGTGCTCGCGACGTGGGAGGAGCGGCCCGTGGCGATCCGGGACGGTCCCGTCGTCGGGACGTCCTTCCACCCCGAACTGACGGCGGACGCCCGCCTCCACGACCTCGCGTTCTTCGAGAACGCGGAGGCGGTGCTGTGAGCGACCGCGACGACGCGGCGGGAGCCGACGGCGCGGACGGCGTGAACGACCGCGGAGCGGACGGCCTCGCGGCCACCGTCGACGCGGTGAAGGTCGCGGGCACGTCGGACGGCCCGATGCCGGTCGTGCTCGTGGACGTCGGCGAGACGGACGTCCTCCCCATCTTCATCGCGTTCGAGGAAGCGCTGAGCATCGCGCGCGGCCTCGACGCCGAGGACGTCGGCCGCCCGCTGACGCACGACCTGACGCTTGACGTCGTGGAGGAGC encodes:
- the trxA gene encoding thioredoxin — protein: MTVTLKDFYADWCGPCKTQDPILEDLEEEWGDRVDFEKVDVDENQDVANEYQVRSIPTIVVENDDGVVERFVGVTQADKLEDAFEEAGA
- a CDS encoding preprotein translocase subunit Sec61beta — protein: MSSGQNSGGLMSSAGLVRYFESEGRNAIRIDPKAIMAFSALFGVLVILLNIFTV
- the pdxT gene encoding pyridoxal 5'-phosphate synthase glutaminase subunit PdxT — encoded protein: MTLEAGVVAVQGDVSEHADAIRRAAANHGEEAVVREVRHSGVVPECDLLLLPGGESTAISRLLEREGIDEEIVAHVEADKPVLATCAGLIVASRDARDERVETLDLVDATVDRNAFGRQKDSFEAPLDVEGLAEPFPAVFIRAPLIAAVGDDVDVLATWEERPVAIRDGPVVGTSFHPELTADARLHDLAFFENAEAVL